In Arcobacter lacus, one genomic interval encodes:
- a CDS encoding septum formation initiator, with the protein MKQKKTKGYGGFILVVSISLLATIYLSYHTVNVLFGDNSLQVYSDLKHKKEWLESEILRLQRENAYLQKEYFELKNLEPEE; encoded by the coding sequence ATGAAACAAAAAAAAACTAAAGGATACGGAGGATTTATCTTAGTAGTAAGTATATCACTGCTGGCTACGATATATCTTTCATATCACACAGTTAATGTTCTCTTTGGAGATAACTCTTTACAAGTTTATAGTGATTTAAAACACAAAAAAGAGTGGTTAGAAAGTGAAATATTAAGATTACAAAGGGAAAATGCTTATTTACAAAAAGAGTATTTTGAACTAAAAAATTTGGAGCCAGAAGAATGA
- a CDS encoding AMIN domain-containing protein encodes MKTLFLFTLSTLLAVSLSARENPFALYEEETGKMYEFNENLTTPEAIQEAEYIKKVQQQMQNANKNEAVKKTTTTVPPAVVAPKTYTKQEVDSLIQKTKQQAEQKTKEIVKKEVAKKEPEQVVYVKPRADITDDNEALTAKNILPFVKLEFNDNKILIHTTYEMFKKFSVEKEKKLAFDFKGKVSFNSKKDNLSSKNFKSIAVGNHEKAGYFRVAVELANKTSKYSVDYKDNIVTITSK; translated from the coding sequence ATGAAAACTTTATTTTTATTTACATTAAGTACTTTGTTAGCAGTGAGTTTAAGTGCAAGAGAAAATCCATTTGCTTTGTATGAAGAAGAAACAGGGAAAATGTACGAGTTTAATGAAAATTTAACTACACCTGAAGCAATTCAAGAAGCAGAATATATAAAAAAAGTACAACAACAAATGCAAAATGCAAATAAAAATGAAGCTGTAAAAAAAACAACTACTACTGTACCTCCTGCCGTAGTTGCACCAAAAACATATACTAAACAAGAAGTTGATTCTTTAATTCAAAAAACAAAACAACAAGCTGAACAAAAAACAAAAGAAATCGTAAAAAAAGAAGTTGCTAAAAAGGAACCAGAGCAAGTTGTATATGTAAAACCAAGAGCTGATATTACGGATGATAATGAAGCTTTAACAGCAAAAAATATTTTACCATTTGTAAAATTGGAATTTAATGATAATAAAATATTAATACATACTACGTATGAAATGTTTAAAAAATTTTCTGTTGAAAAAGAGAAGAAATTAGCTTTTGATTTTAAAGGTAAAGTTTCATTCAATTCAAAAAAAGATAATTTGAGTTCAAAGAATTTTAAGTCAATTGCTGTTGGAAATCATGAAAAAGCAGGTTATTTTAGAGTTGCTGTTGAATTAGCAAATAAAACTTCAAAATATAGTGTAGATTATAAAGATAACATTGTAACTATTACTTCTAAATAA
- the eno gene encoding phosphopyruvate hydratase: MVFIDNIYADEVLDSRGNPTVRATVILNDGTKGSAIVPSGASTGKREALELRDGDNRFLGKGVLKAVENVNTKIADELIGLSPFNQAEVDATMKDIDGTHNYSNLGANAVLGVSMAVARAAANSLQIPLYRYLGGANAMTMPVPMFNIINGGEHANNSVDFQEYMIMPTGFENFNDGLRAVAEIYQHLKKVIDSMGESTAVGDEGGFAPNLKSNEEPISVIMTAIEKAGYKAGEQISIALDVAASELIDEKTKKYVLKGENRELTSAELVDYYADLCSKYPIVSIEDGLSEDDWDGWKILTDKLGSKVQLVGDDLFVTNASIVAEGIKKGIANAVLIKPNQIGSVSETMQTIRLAQRNNYNCIMSHRSGESEDAFIADFAVALNCGQIKTGSTARSDRIAKYNRLLEIGAEIGYAEYLGKQPFSKK; this comes from the coding sequence GTGGTATTTATTGATAATATTTACGCTGATGAAGTATTAGATTCAAGAGGAAATCCAACTGTAAGAGCTACAGTAATTTTAAATGATGGAACAAAAGGAAGTGCTATTGTTCCAAGTGGTGCTAGTACAGGAAAAAGAGAAGCCTTAGAACTAAGAGATGGTGATAATAGATTTTTAGGTAAAGGTGTTTTAAAAGCTGTTGAAAATGTGAATACAAAAATAGCTGATGAATTAATTGGATTAAGTCCATTTAACCAAGCAGAAGTTGATGCAACTATGAAAGATATTGATGGAACGCATAACTATTCAAATCTTGGGGCAAATGCTGTTTTAGGTGTATCTATGGCAGTTGCAAGAGCAGCAGCTAATTCATTACAAATTCCATTATATAGATATTTAGGTGGAGCAAATGCTATGACTATGCCTGTTCCTATGTTTAATATTATTAATGGTGGAGAACATGCAAATAATTCTGTTGATTTTCAAGAATATATGATTATGCCAACAGGTTTTGAAAACTTCAATGATGGGTTAAGAGCTGTTGCTGAAATTTATCAGCACTTAAAAAAAGTTATTGATTCTATGGGAGAAAGTACAGCAGTTGGTGATGAGGGTGGATTTGCTCCAAACTTAAAATCAAATGAAGAACCGATTTCTGTTATTATGACTGCTATTGAAAAAGCTGGATATAAAGCTGGTGAACAAATTTCTATTGCACTTGATGTTGCAGCTTCAGAATTAATCGATGAAAAAACAAAAAAATATGTTTTAAAAGGTGAAAATAGAGAATTAACTTCTGCTGAACTTGTTGATTATTATGCTGATTTATGTTCGAAATATCCTATTGTTTCAATTGAAGATGGATTAAGTGAAGATGATTGGGATGGATGGAAAATTTTAACTGATAAATTGGGTTCAAAAGTTCAATTAGTGGGAGATGATTTGTTTGTTACAAATGCTTCAATTGTTGCTGAAGGTATCAAAAAAGGTATCGCAAATGCTGTATTAATTAAACCAAATCAAATTGGTTCAGTAAGTGAAACTATGCAAACTATTAGACTTGCACAAAGAAATAACTACAATTGCATTATGTCACATAGAAGTGGAGAAAGTGAAGATGCATTTATTGCAGATTTTGCTGTTGCTTTAAATTGTGGACAAATTAAAACTGGTTCAACTGCAAGAAGTGATAGAATTGCAAAATATAACAGACTTCTTGAAATTGGTGCAGAAATAGGGTATGCAGAATATTTAGGAAAACAACCTTTTTCAAAAAAATAG
- a CDS encoding YfcE family phosphodiesterase, with translation MKIGILSDSHLKSDYAKEVIDLLKEKDCEYLIHAGDFCCEKNLQLLKESNLKYIVVFGNNDRNSFDLASKYNIKTEPYYFKIEDLKFKLMHLPYHLTPDSNIVIFGHTHKFHCEYNNKTLFLNPGEVCAREEPVISCMKLEINENEYIITRYFRNINENNFMKEEFKYER, from the coding sequence ATGAAAATTGGCATTTTATCTGATAGTCACCTAAAAAGTGACTATGCAAAAGAGGTAATTGATTTATTAAAAGAAAAAGATTGTGAATATCTGATTCATGCTGGAGACTTTTGTTGTGAAAAAAATCTTCAACTATTAAAAGAATCAAATCTAAAATATATTGTAGTTTTTGGAAACAATGATAGAAATTCATTCGATTTAGCTTCTAAATACAATATAAAAACTGAACCATACTATTTCAAAATAGAAGATTTAAAATTTAAACTTATGCATTTGCCATATCACTTAACTCCAGACAGTAATATAGTTATTTTTGGGCATACACATAAGTTTCATTGTGAATATAATAATAAAACTCTGTTTTTAAATCCAGGAGAAGTTTGTGCAAGAGAAGAACCAGTAATTTCATGTATGAAACTTGAAATTAATGAAAATGAGTATATAATCACTCGCTATTTTAGAAATATAAATGAAAACAATTTTATGAAAGAAGAGTTTAAATATGAGCGATAA
- the recA gene encoding recombinase RecA — MDENQKKSLELAIKQIDKAFGKGTLIRLGDKEVIPVETISTGSLGLDLALGVGGLPRGRVIEIYGPESSGKTTLTLHAIAEAQKAGGVCAFIDAEHALDVKYAKDIGVDTDNLLVSQPDFGEQALEILETVIRSGAVDLVVVDSVAALTPKVEIDGDMDDQQVGVQARLMSKALRKVTGLLSKMNCTVIFINQIRMKIGMTGYGSPETTTGGNALKFYSSVRLDIRRIATLKQGENSIGNRVKVKVVKNKVAAPFKQAEFDIMFGEGISKTGELVDYGVKLDIVDKAGAWFSYGDSKIGQGRENSKVFLKDNPEVAREIENKILESMGVNDELITSGTDDSDDISGLDD; from the coding sequence ATGGATGAAAATCAAAAAAAATCGTTAGAGCTAGCTATAAAACAAATAGATAAAGCTTTTGGAAAAGGTACTTTAATTAGACTTGGAGATAAAGAAGTTATTCCTGTTGAAACTATTAGTACAGGATCACTTGGTCTTGATCTAGCTTTAGGTGTTGGAGGACTTCCAAGAGGAAGAGTAATTGAAATCTATGGACCAGAAAGCTCTGGAAAAACTACACTAACACTTCATGCAATTGCAGAAGCTCAAAAAGCTGGTGGCGTTTGTGCATTTATTGATGCAGAACATGCACTTGATGTAAAATATGCAAAAGATATTGGTGTTGATACAGATAATCTTCTTGTTTCTCAACCAGATTTTGGTGAGCAAGCTTTAGAAATACTTGAAACTGTTATTAGAAGTGGAGCAGTAGATTTAGTAGTTGTAGATTCAGTTGCTGCATTAACTCCAAAAGTAGAAATTGATGGTGATATGGATGACCAACAAGTTGGAGTTCAAGCAAGACTTATGAGTAAAGCTTTAAGAAAAGTAACAGGACTTTTAAGCAAAATGAATTGTACAGTTATATTTATTAACCAAATAAGAATGAAAATTGGTATGACAGGATATGGAAGTCCAGAAACAACAACAGGTGGAAATGCACTTAAATTTTACTCTTCAGTTAGACTTGATATTAGAAGAATAGCAACACTTAAACAAGGTGAAAACTCAATTGGAAATAGAGTAAAAGTAAAAGTTGTAAAAAATAAAGTTGCAGCACCATTTAAGCAAGCAGAGTTTGATATTATGTTTGGTGAAGGTATTTCAAAAACTGGTGAGCTTGTTGATTATGGTGTAAAACTTGATATTGTTGATAAAGCTGGTGCTTGGTTTAGCTATGGAGATTCAAAAATTGGACAAGGAAGAGAAAACTCTAAAGTATTCTTAAAAGATAATCCAGAAGTTGCACGTGAGATTGAAAATAAAATTCTTGAATCTATGGGTGTAAATGATGAGCTTATAACAAGTGGAACTGATGATAGCGATGATATATCTGGTTTAGACGACTAA
- the topA gene encoding type I DNA topoisomerase, translating to MKNLVIVESPAKAKTISKFLGNDFIVMASMGHVRDLPKSSLGFDPDDNFKPKYQISTDKKKVIADLKKQISKDTTIYLAADEDREGEAIAWHLIPALKIEKNPIKRIVFHEITKDAILKALENPRDVDQNLVDAQQARRILDRAVGYELSPLLWKKVRYGLSAGRVQSVAVRIIVDRENEIRAFVPEEYWKIKADFINPELKAELAKENGKTLKISNEKQALEIEASLKQGSYKLVDIEEKESTRNPAAPFTTSTLQQEASRKLGFSVKQTMIIAQQLYEGNVGNIPNHTGGLITYMRTDSLNLSTVATTAAKAVIEEEYGKEYALNKPRVYTTKSKGAQEAHEAIRPVNLALRPSQIKEFVEPAQYRLYSLIWKRTLATQMAQAKIANTTYKIEAGKNKEFEFQVKGQRIIFAGFMKAYTEGSDNPEAALDSSEKILPNIKEGTILELEKLESEQNFTKPPARYTEASLVKKLESEGIGRPSTYAPTISTIQAREYVSKTEDNKLVPTQTGEIVNSFLVDHFSNIVDLGFTAKIEEEFDEIAEGKIAWEKVMKNFYGSFKKTIDEKEESVSKSDYLQVRELGIDPKSGKPISARVGRFGPFVQIGTKDDEEKPKFVAIPDNLNMDTITLEEALFLFNLPRVVGNTQNGDEIKANIGRFGPYLQVKTKFYSLKTDDPYTIDLNRALEIIKDIDEAKEKSTIKTFDKEKIQILVGQYGPYIKQGRKNFKIPKGKNAEELTVEECLEIIEKDSKGSTKRTTTKKSATEKKTTAKKTTKKSTDKK from the coding sequence GTGAAAAATTTAGTAATAGTGGAGTCTCCAGCAAAAGCAAAAACAATCTCAAAATTCTTAGGTAATGATTTTATTGTTATGGCTTCTATGGGGCATGTAAGAGATTTACCAAAATCAAGTTTAGGGTTTGACCCTGATGATAATTTTAAACCAAAATATCAAATTAGTACAGATAAGAAAAAAGTAATTGCAGATTTAAAAAAACAAATTTCAAAAGACACCACAATTTACCTAGCAGCCGATGAAGATAGAGAGGGAGAAGCTATTGCTTGGCACTTAATTCCTGCCCTTAAAATCGAAAAAAATCCAATAAAAAGAATAGTTTTTCACGAAATTACAAAAGATGCCATTTTAAAGGCTTTAGAAAATCCAAGAGATGTTGATCAAAATTTAGTTGATGCTCAACAAGCAAGACGTATTTTAGATAGAGCTGTTGGTTATGAACTTTCACCACTTTTATGGAAAAAAGTAAGATATGGTTTAAGTGCAGGAAGAGTTCAAAGTGTTGCAGTTAGAATAATCGTAGATAGAGAAAATGAAATAAGAGCTTTTGTTCCAGAAGAGTATTGGAAAATAAAAGCTGATTTCATAAATCCTGAGTTAAAAGCTGAACTTGCAAAAGAAAATGGAAAAACTCTAAAAATTTCAAATGAAAAACAAGCTTTAGAAATTGAGGCTTCATTAAAACAAGGAAGTTATAAATTAGTAGATATTGAAGAAAAAGAGAGTACTAGAAATCCTGCTGCTCCTTTTACAACTTCAACTTTACAACAAGAAGCAAGTAGAAAACTTGGGTTTTCAGTTAAACAAACAATGATTATAGCTCAACAACTTTATGAAGGAAATGTAGGAAATATTCCAAATCATACAGGTGGACTTATAACTTATATGAGAACAGACTCTTTAAATCTTTCAACAGTTGCTACAACTGCAGCAAAAGCTGTAATTGAAGAAGAGTATGGAAAAGAGTATGCTTTAAATAAACCTCGAGTTTATACAACAAAATCAAAAGGTGCACAAGAGGCTCACGAAGCAATTCGTCCTGTAAATCTTGCTTTAAGACCAAGTCAAATAAAAGAGTTTGTTGAACCTGCTCAATATAGACTTTATAGCCTTATTTGGAAAAGAACACTTGCTACTCAAATGGCTCAAGCAAAAATAGCAAATACAACTTATAAAATTGAAGCTGGGAAAAATAAAGAGTTTGAATTCCAAGTAAAAGGTCAAAGAATTATTTTTGCTGGATTTATGAAAGCTTATACAGAAGGTAGTGATAATCCAGAGGCTGCACTTGATAGTAGTGAGAAAATTTTACCAAATATAAAAGAAGGTACTATTTTAGAATTAGAAAAACTAGAAAGTGAGCAAAATTTTACAAAACCACCTGCTCGTTATACAGAAGCCTCTTTAGTTAAAAAATTAGAAAGTGAAGGAATTGGTCGTCCATCAACTTATGCTCCAACTATTTCAACTATTCAAGCAAGAGAATATGTAAGTAAAACAGAAGATAACAAATTGGTTCCAACACAAACAGGCGAAATTGTAAATAGTTTTTTAGTTGACCATTTCTCAAATATTGTGGATTTAGGTTTTACAGCAAAAATTGAAGAAGAGTTTGATGAAATTGCAGAAGGAAAAATTGCTTGGGAAAAAGTAATGAAAAACTTCTATGGTAGTTTCAAAAAAACTATTGATGAAAAAGAAGAGAGTGTTAGTAAAAGTGATTATTTACAAGTAAGAGAACTTGGAATTGATCCAAAATCTGGAAAACCAATAAGTGCAAGAGTTGGAAGATTTGGTCCATTTGTACAAATTGGAACAAAAGATGATGAAGAAAAACCAAAATTTGTAGCAATTCCTGATAATTTGAATATGGATACAATTACACTTGAAGAAGCTTTATTTTTATTTAATCTTCCAAGAGTTGTTGGAAATACACAAAATGGTGATGAAATAAAAGCAAATATTGGAAGATTTGGTCCATATTTACAAGTAAAAACTAAATTTTACTCACTTAAAACTGATGATCCTTATACTATTGATTTAAATAGAGCATTAGAAATAATAAAAGATATAGATGAAGCAAAAGAAAAATCAACTATAAAAACTTTTGATAAAGAAAAAATTCAAATTCTTGTTGGTCAATATGGTCCATACATTAAACAAGGAAGAAAAAATTTCAAAATTCCAAAAGGTAAAAATGCTGAAGAGTTAACTGTAGAAGAGTGCTTAGAAATTATAGAAAAAGATTCTAAAGGTTCAACAAAAAGAACAACGACAAAAAAATCTGCTACAGAAAAGAAAACTACGGCAAAAAAAACTACAAAAAAAAGCACTGACAAGAAATAA
- a CDS encoding biotin synthase, with amino-acid sequence MSDNKIYLCAISNIESGTCNEDCKFCTQSVKYKANIERYRRKEIEDIVNEAKKARANQAVGFCLVTAGTGLDDKRLDYVCRAADAVHKAVPDISLIACNGIATYEQLKELKKHGIENYNHNLETAREFYNEICTTHSWDARYETCLNAKKAGLHLCTGGIFGLGETQENRISMLESIASLEPMSVPINFFHPNDALPLVKNPLSKQEAFDLVKLARSYLPNQMLMIAGGRELMFGEEQYDVFKHGANALVVGDYLTTGGRDAQDDIDAVTALGYEIAFACHQ; translated from the coding sequence ATGAGCGATAATAAAATTTATTTATGTGCAATATCAAATATAGAAAGTGGTACTTGCAATGAAGACTGTAAGTTCTGTACTCAAAGTGTAAAGTACAAAGCAAATATAGAAAGATATAGAAGAAAAGAGATTGAAGATATTGTAAATGAAGCAAAAAAAGCAAGAGCAAACCAAGCTGTTGGATTTTGTTTAGTTACAGCAGGAACTGGTCTTGATGATAAAAGACTAGATTATGTATGTCGTGCAGCTGATGCTGTTCATAAAGCCGTTCCAGATATTTCACTTATTGCCTGTAATGGAATTGCAACTTATGAGCAATTAAAAGAGTTAAAAAAACATGGAATAGAAAACTATAATCATAATTTAGAAACAGCTAGAGAGTTTTACAATGAAATTTGTACAACGCATTCTTGGGATGCTAGATACGAAACTTGCTTAAATGCAAAAAAAGCTGGTTTACATTTATGTACTGGTGGAATTTTTGGTTTAGGTGAAACTCAAGAAAATAGAATCTCAATGCTTGAATCTATTGCAAGTTTAGAACCTATGTCAGTTCCAATCAACTTTTTTCATCCAAATGATGCACTACCATTAGTAAAAAATCCTCTATCAAAACAAGAAGCTTTTGATTTAGTAAAACTTGCAAGAAGTTATCTTCCAAATCAAATGTTAATGATTGCTGGAGGTAGAGAATTAATGTTTGGTGAAGAACAATATGATGTATTTAAACATGGAGCAAATGCTTTAGTTGTTGGAGATTATTTAACAACTGGAGGAAGAGATGCACAAGATGATATAGATGCTGTTACAGCTTTAGGATATGAAATAGCTTTCGCTTGTCATCAATAA